A DNA window from Thermosynechococcaceae cyanobacterium Okahandja contains the following coding sequences:
- a CDS encoding pitrilysin family protein yields MLFAHVRWRHYRLLCVWAIALWVWFTPMASAQTIRPYIDRTMQQISEFYLDNGMHFIVMEQHQAPIISFLTYVDVGGVDEPEGQTGVAHYLEHLAFKGTRRIGTTDYAAEQGKLAQLDQLFEQIQATQDEAQRERLLVEFAAVQQAADRYVVSNQYGQIVQQAGGVGLNATTSADATRYFYSFPANKLELWMSLESERFLEPVFREFYQEKEVILEERRLRSDNSPSGQLFEAFLATTFQQHPYRRPVIGYREDIQNLRRADVARFFADYYTPDKMTMVLVGDVDPQQVQQLATVYFGRYPKTQGKTTAIAPEPLSTEPRSITLPLASQPLYIEAYPCPALRDPTYLHYELLARILSGGRTSRLYRALVLDQKTALNVQAFVGFPGNKYPNRFLVYGAPAPGQTTAALAAGIAKELQALQTTPISPEELDRVKTQLRMELLQTLTSNEGMAKLLADYAVKGTGWQQLFNRLEAIEEITPADIQRVAQSLQPQQRTVAQIQPQP; encoded by the coding sequence GTGCTATTTGCCCACGTTCGTTGGCGGCACTACCGACTTCTCTGCGTTTGGGCGATCGCCTTGTGGGTGTGGTTTACGCCCATGGCCTCTGCGCAAACGATTCGCCCTTACATCGACCGCACCATGCAGCAAATTAGCGAATTTTACCTTGACAATGGGATGCACTTTATTGTCATGGAGCAGCATCAAGCCCCGATTATTTCCTTCCTCACCTACGTTGATGTGGGGGGGGTCGATGAACCGGAGGGGCAAACGGGGGTTGCCCACTATCTAGAGCACCTTGCCTTTAAGGGCACCCGTCGCATTGGCACCACTGACTATGCCGCTGAGCAGGGCAAACTCGCACAACTGGATCAACTGTTTGAGCAGATACAGGCCACCCAAGACGAAGCACAGCGTGAGCGGCTCCTTGTTGAATTTGCGGCGGTGCAACAGGCCGCCGATCGCTACGTGGTGAGTAACCAGTACGGCCAAATTGTGCAACAGGCGGGAGGGGTCGGCCTCAATGCTACCACCTCTGCCGATGCCACCCGTTATTTCTATAGTTTTCCGGCCAACAAGCTGGAACTGTGGATGTCCTTAGAGTCGGAGCGCTTTTTGGAGCCGGTGTTTCGCGAGTTTTATCAAGAAAAAGAGGTCATCCTTGAGGAGCGGCGGCTGCGGTCAGATAACTCCCCTTCGGGGCAACTGTTTGAAGCCTTTTTGGCGACCACGTTTCAGCAGCATCCCTACCGCCGTCCGGTCATTGGCTACCGCGAGGATATTCAAAACCTTCGCAGGGCTGATGTGGCACGCTTTTTTGCCGATTACTACACCCCTGACAAAATGACGATGGTTCTGGTAGGAGATGTGGATCCGCAACAGGTGCAGCAGTTAGCAACGGTGTATTTTGGCCGCTATCCCAAAACTCAGGGCAAAACGACGGCGATCGCCCCTGAACCGCTGTCCACCGAGCCACGCAGCATTACCCTCCCCTTGGCCAGCCAGCCCCTTTACATTGAAGCCTATCCCTGCCCTGCCCTGCGGGACCCCACCTACCTGCATTACGAACTATTGGCGCGTATTCTCAGTGGTGGGCGCACCTCGCGGCTCTATCGCGCCCTTGTCCTCGACCAAAAAACGGCGCTTAACGTCCAAGCTTTTGTTGGCTTTCCGGGGAATAAGTATCCCAACCGCTTTCTCGTTTATGGTGCCCCTGCTCCCGGCCAAACCACGGCGGCCTTGGCGGCAGGCATTGCCAAGGAGTTACAAGCACTGCAAACAACCCCAATCAGCCCTGAGGAGCTAGATCGGGTGAAAACCCAACTGCGGATGGAACTGTTGCAAACCCTCACCTCTAATGAGGGCATGGCCAAGCTCTTGGCCGATTACGCCGTCAAAGGAACCGGCTGGCAGCAATTATTTAATCGCCTTGAGGCCATTGAAGAAATTACCCCTGCCGATATTCAGCGGGTTGCCCAGTCCCTGCAACCGCAGCAGCGCACGGTGGCGCAAATCCAACCCCAACCATGA
- a CDS encoding phosphoketolase family protein: MVSALSATTQSIRAFGVARSTVEGQPLSPAEVDAMDAYFSACNYLAVGMIYLRDNPLLKEPLRPEHIKKRLLGHWGASPGLSFCYLHLNRIIKKYQQEVIFLAGPGHGAPGVLAPVYLEGSYSEIYHNISEDAHGLKKFFKQFSFPGGIGSHCTPETPGSIHEGGELGYVLSHACGAAFDNPDLIVAAVVGDGEAETGPLATSWHINKFLNPARDGAVLPILHLNGYKINNPTLLARIPHADLESLFRGYGYEPCFVEGSDRPSMHQAMAATLDYCVNKIKEIQQMAREQGVTPLPRWPMIILRTPKGWTGPAEVNGHKVEGFWRAHQVPMADVHNNPAHLKLLEDWLRSYHPETLFDEKGAFRPDLKALAPTGTYRMGMNPHANGGLLRKDLKMPDFREYGISFEKPAQIEVENTRPLGVFLRDVMRQNMTNFRVFGPDENTSNKLNAIYEVSKKFWIAESFEEDEDGGELSTDGRVIEMLSEHMMEGMLEGYLLTGRHGFFSTYESFVHVIDSMFNQHAKWLSICNELSWRADIASLNLLITSTVWRQDHNGFTHQDPGFLDVVCNKSAVVTRIYLPPDVNSLLSVADHCLRSKNYVNVIVSDKQLHLQYMDMDAAIKHCTKGLGIWDWASNDQGYEPDLVMASAGDIPTQEALAAIALLRQEFPELKIRYINVVDLFKLQPETEHPHGLSDRDFDSLFTLDRPIIFNFHGYPWLIHRLTYRRYNHVNLHVRGYKEKGNINTPLELAINNEIDRFSLAIDAIDRLPELQVAGAHAKEKFRNMQIEARNYAYEFGIDKPEFSHWRWPF; encoded by the coding sequence ATGGTTAGTGCTCTCTCTGCCACGACTCAATCCATTCGCGCCTTTGGCGTAGCGCGCTCAACCGTTGAAGGGCAACCCCTTAGCCCCGCCGAAGTGGATGCCATGGATGCCTACTTCAGCGCGTGTAACTACTTAGCTGTGGGCATGATTTACCTGCGGGACAACCCGCTGCTCAAAGAGCCGTTGCGCCCCGAACATATTAAAAAACGTTTGCTCGGCCACTGGGGTGCCAGTCCGGGATTATCGTTTTGCTACCTGCACCTGAACCGCATTATTAAAAAGTACCAACAAGAAGTCATTTTCTTGGCCGGTCCCGGCCACGGTGCCCCGGGTGTTCTCGCTCCTGTTTATCTCGAGGGCAGCTATTCTGAGATTTACCACAACATTAGTGAGGATGCGCACGGCCTCAAGAAGTTCTTCAAACAGTTTTCGTTTCCGGGGGGTATTGGTAGCCACTGTACCCCAGAAACCCCCGGCTCCATTCACGAAGGGGGCGAGTTAGGCTATGTGCTCTCCCATGCCTGTGGTGCTGCCTTTGACAATCCTGACTTAATTGTGGCTGCCGTTGTCGGCGATGGTGAGGCAGAAACGGGGCCGTTGGCCACCTCTTGGCACATTAATAAGTTTCTCAACCCTGCACGAGATGGGGCAGTGCTGCCAATTCTGCACCTGAATGGCTACAAAATTAACAACCCCACCTTGTTAGCACGGATTCCCCACGCGGATCTCGAGAGTCTCTTTCGCGGCTATGGCTATGAGCCGTGCTTTGTGGAAGGCTCTGACCGCCCCTCGATGCACCAAGCGATGGCGGCAACCCTTGACTACTGTGTAAACAAAATTAAGGAAATTCAACAGATGGCTCGCGAGCAGGGGGTGACACCTCTACCCCGCTGGCCCATGATTATCCTGCGCACCCCTAAAGGCTGGACCGGGCCTGCGGAAGTGAACGGCCACAAGGTGGAAGGATTCTGGCGCGCCCACCAAGTGCCTATGGCGGATGTGCACAACAACCCCGCCCACCTCAAGCTGCTAGAGGACTGGCTGCGTAGCTATCATCCTGAAACCCTATTTGATGAGAAAGGTGCATTTCGTCCGGATCTCAAGGCACTGGCTCCCACGGGTACCTATCGGATGGGGATGAACCCCCACGCCAATGGCGGGCTGCTGCGTAAGGATTTAAAAATGCCCGATTTCCGGGAGTACGGCATTAGCTTTGAGAAACCTGCTCAAATAGAGGTGGAAAATACTCGCCCCCTCGGCGTGTTCCTGCGGGATGTGATGCGCCAAAATATGACGAATTTCCGCGTCTTTGGGCCGGATGAAAATACCTCTAACAAGCTGAATGCCATTTATGAAGTTAGCAAAAAATTCTGGATTGCGGAGTCCTTTGAGGAGGATGAGGATGGTGGTGAATTGTCCACCGATGGCCGTGTTATTGAAATGCTGAGTGAGCACATGATGGAGGGGATGCTCGAAGGGTATCTGCTAACGGGACGGCACGGCTTCTTTTCTACCTACGAGTCTTTTGTCCATGTGATTGACTCGATGTTTAACCAGCACGCCAAGTGGTTAAGTATTTGTAATGAACTCTCGTGGCGTGCGGATATTGCCTCGTTGAACCTCCTAATTACCTCGACGGTGTGGCGCCAAGATCACAATGGCTTTACGCACCAAGATCCGGGCTTTTTAGATGTGGTCTGTAACAAAAGTGCGGTGGTAACGCGCATTTATCTGCCGCCAGATGTCAATTCCTTACTCTCGGTGGCGGATCACTGTTTGCGCAGTAAAAACTACGTGAATGTGATTGTCTCGGATAAGCAATTGCATTTGCAGTACATGGATATGGATGCGGCTATTAAGCACTGCACCAAGGGGCTAGGCATTTGGGACTGGGCCAGTAACGATCAAGGTTATGAGCCGGATCTGGTGATGGCCAGTGCGGGGGATATTCCCACCCAGGAAGCCTTAGCAGCGATCGCCCTGTTGCGGCAGGAATTTCCTGAACTGAAAATTCGCTACATTAACGTGGTGGATTTATTCAAGCTGCAACCGGAAACCGAACATCCCCATGGCCTCAGCGATCGCGACTTTGACAGTCTGTTCACGCTAGATCGCCCGATTATCTTTAACTTCCACGGCTATCCGTGGCTGATCCACCGCCTCACCTACCGTCGCTATAACCATGTCAACCTCCATGTGCGTGGCTACAAAGAAAAAGGCAATATCAATACGCCCCTTGAGTTAGCCATTAACAATGAAATTGATCGCTTTAGCTTGGCGATCGATGCCATTGACCGTCTGCCGGAGTTGCAGGTGGCGGGTGCCCATGCCAAGGAAAAATTCCGCAATATGCAGATCGAAGCCCGTAACTACGCCTACGAGTTTGGCATCGACAAGCCGGAGTTTAGCCACTGGCGGTGGCCTTTCTAG
- the cobS gene encoding adenosylcobinamide-GDP ribazoletransferase, translated as MKSLWQEWLGAVMFYTCLPLPATWPMKLTGAAKWCPAVGVLIGGMLLGAQALLTMLHLPRLLQSVLVVALWLLLTGGLHLDGAMDTADGLAVTDPQRRLTVMADSRSGAFGVMAASLILLLKVSALAGGSLLPFSLLWATLWGRIAQVWAIARYPYLKATGTGQIHKASCRFPRDFGPSAVLLTLLSAVLPLSLGQLLYLHSMGLLLLLLVPAWFQRRLGGQTGDTYGAVVEWTEALMLVSLSVGQGG; from the coding sequence ATGAAATCCCTATGGCAGGAGTGGCTGGGGGCGGTGATGTTCTATACCTGCTTACCCCTGCCCGCAACATGGCCGATGAAGCTGACGGGAGCAGCAAAGTGGTGTCCGGCTGTCGGGGTACTCATTGGCGGGATGCTCTTGGGGGCACAGGCACTGCTGACCATGCTGCACCTACCACGGCTGCTGCAAAGCGTTTTGGTGGTTGCCCTTTGGCTGCTGCTCACGGGTGGGCTACACCTCGATGGAGCCATGGATACGGCGGATGGATTGGCGGTAACGGATCCGCAGCGGCGGCTAACGGTCATGGCAGACAGTCGCAGCGGTGCCTTTGGGGTTATGGCGGCCAGTCTCATCCTGCTGCTCAAAGTGAGTGCCCTTGCGGGCGGATCGCTGCTGCCCTTTAGTCTGCTGTGGGCAACCCTGTGGGGTCGCATTGCCCAAGTGTGGGCGATCGCCCGCTATCCCTACCTGAAGGCCACGGGCACCGGCCAAATCCATAAAGCCTCCTGCCGTTTTCCTAGGGATTTTGGGCCCAGTGCGGTACTGCTGACACTCCTAAGTGCAGTGCTGCCCCTTTCCCTTGGCCAGTTACTCTACCTCCACAGTATGGGGCTGCTGCTCCTGCTGCTGGTGCCCGCTTGGTTTCAGCGCCGGTTGGGGGGGCAGACCGGCGATACCTACGGTGCCGTGGTGGAGTGGACCGAAGCTCTCATGCTCGTGAGTCTGAGCGTGGGTCAGGGGGGCTAG
- a CDS encoding Mo-dependent nitrogenase C-terminal domain-containing protein: MLCQSALTLGQRFVKAVLLPVRRWLEGLEVRDRRLAHRLCRLIPAQCPFERDIVVAKWHIHIPPLCQINPLYEELMLLRYRALCYLADECHEDISAYC; this comes from the coding sequence ATGCTGTGTCAGTCTGCCCTGACGCTGGGGCAACGGTTTGTCAAAGCGGTGCTGTTACCCGTGCGCCGCTGGCTCGAAGGGCTGGAGGTGCGCGATCGCCGGTTGGCGCACCGGCTGTGTCGCTTGATCCCCGCCCAGTGTCCCTTTGAGCGGGACATTGTGGTGGCCAAATGGCACATCCATATTCCCCCCTTGTGCCAAATTAATCCCCTATACGAGGAGTTAATGCTGCTGCGCTATCGCGCCCTCTGTTATCTGGCGGATGAGTGCCATGAGGATATTAGTGCCTACTGCTAG
- the hemE gene encoding uroporphyrinogen decarboxylase yields MTTPLLLRAARGERVERPPIWLMRQAGRYMKVYRDLRDRYPSFRDRSEIPELAIEISLQPFRAFAPDGVILFSDILTPLPGIGIPFDIVESKGPIIDPPIRTLEQVQRLHPLEPEAACPFIRPILSTLRQEVGDRATVLGFAGAPWTLAAYAIEGKSSKDYIEIKTMAYREPDLLHKFLSHLATAIADYLCYQIDCGAQVVQLFDSWAGQLSRHDYDTFALPYQKQVVQQVKAVYPDVPMILYINGSAAVVDRMAATGVDIVSLDWTVDIGTIRQQFPASVGLQGNLDPVVLFAPQAVLRQRALEIIDGGRSGPYIFNLGHGVLQGTPEENVGYLFDLVKSLG; encoded by the coding sequence ATGACCACCCCTTTACTCCTACGTGCTGCCCGAGGTGAGCGGGTCGAGCGTCCACCCATTTGGTTAATGCGCCAAGCGGGACGCTATATGAAGGTCTATCGTGATCTGCGCGATCGCTACCCCTCCTTTCGCGATCGCTCGGAAATTCCTGAACTGGCCATTGAAATTTCCCTACAGCCCTTCCGTGCGTTTGCGCCGGACGGAGTGATCCTGTTTTCGGATATTTTGACCCCGCTGCCGGGCATTGGCATTCCCTTCGACATCGTGGAGAGTAAAGGCCCCATTATTGATCCGCCGATTCGTACCCTCGAGCAGGTCCAACGGCTCCATCCCCTTGAACCGGAAGCGGCTTGCCCCTTCATTCGTCCCATTTTGTCAACCTTGCGCCAAGAAGTGGGCGATCGCGCTACCGTACTAGGTTTTGCTGGGGCACCATGGACCCTTGCGGCCTATGCCATTGAAGGCAAAAGCTCCAAGGATTACATCGAAATTAAAACGATGGCTTACCGAGAGCCAGATCTGCTGCACAAATTCCTCAGCCATTTGGCTACCGCCATTGCTGACTACCTGTGCTATCAAATTGACTGTGGTGCCCAAGTGGTGCAGCTTTTTGACTCCTGGGCCGGGCAACTCAGCCGCCACGATTACGATACCTTTGCCCTCCCCTACCAAAAACAAGTAGTGCAGCAGGTCAAAGCCGTTTATCCTGACGTGCCAATGATCCTATATATCAACGGCAGTGCCGCAGTAGTGGATCGGATGGCAGCCACCGGGGTTGATATTGTTAGCCTTGACTGGACGGTCGATATTGGCACCATTCGCCAGCAGTTTCCCGCCAGCGTTGGCCTGCAGGGGAACCTAGATCCCGTCGTGCTGTTTGCTCCCCAAGCGGTGCTGCGGCAGCGGGCGCTAGAGATTATTGACGGTGGCCGCAGCGGCCCCTATATCTTTAATCTGGGGCATGGGGTGCTCCAAGGCACTCCGGAAGAAAACGTCGGCTATCTATTTGATCTGGTTAAATCCCTCGGCTAA
- the secF gene encoding protein translocase subunit SecF, translated as MSFSVNRQRSLWWGISLVVILSGLIAMAISWVSLGSPLRLGLDFIGGTRLQFELACTTTNTCEQPIDIDAVRRVLNQQGLGNSSLQVIDAYGISIRTIPLEVEQRTRLSNALTEALGAFDPEKTQIETVGPTLGEEILRSGLLALLVSFVGITIYLTLRFQFDYACFALVALFHDVLLTAGIFAILGLTLGIEIDSLFIVALLTIIGFSVNDTVVIYDRVRETLKLNPDLSIKDVVDRAVVQTLGRSINTTLTTLLPLLTIFVFGGDTLRYFALALIIGFVTGAYSSIFVASTLLAWWRDRQPSRTPSTVP; from the coding sequence ATGAGTTTTAGCGTCAATCGCCAGCGATCGCTGTGGTGGGGCATTTCGCTAGTGGTTATCCTCAGCGGCCTCATTGCCATGGCCATCTCATGGGTGTCCTTAGGCAGTCCGCTTCGCTTGGGACTGGACTTTATTGGCGGTACACGACTGCAATTTGAGTTAGCCTGCACGACCACCAACACCTGTGAACAGCCAATTGATATTGATGCGGTGCGTCGGGTTCTAAATCAGCAGGGGCTAGGTAATAGCAGCCTACAAGTGATTGATGCGTACGGTATCAGTATCCGCACGATCCCTTTAGAGGTGGAGCAGCGCACCCGCCTGAGTAATGCCCTCACGGAAGCACTGGGTGCCTTTGACCCTGAAAAAACGCAAATTGAAACGGTTGGCCCCACCCTTGGCGAAGAAATTTTGCGCTCGGGGCTGTTGGCGCTGCTGGTGTCCTTCGTTGGGATTACGATTTACCTGACGCTGCGCTTTCAGTTTGATTATGCCTGTTTTGCCCTTGTTGCCCTATTTCACGATGTGCTGCTAACGGCGGGCATTTTTGCTATTTTGGGGCTGACCCTTGGGATTGAAATTGACAGCCTGTTTATTGTGGCACTGCTAACCATTATTGGCTTTTCGGTCAATGATACAGTGGTCATCTACGATCGCGTCCGCGAAACCCTCAAGCTCAACCCCGACCTGAGCATTAAGGACGTGGTGGATCGCGCCGTGGTACAAACCCTAGGCCGCTCCATTAACACCACCCTAACAACGCTGTTACCCTTACTAACGATTTTTGTGTTTGGTGGCGATACGCTGCGCTATTTTGCCTTGGCGTTGATTATTGGGTTTGTGACGGGAGCCTATTCCAGTATTTTTGTGGCGAGTACCCTGCTGGCGTGGTGGCGCGATCGCCAGCCTAGCCGGACCCCTTCTACGGTGCCCTAA
- a CDS encoding DUF1517 domain-containing protein, whose product MKKRWQLIKSLLATVLTLVLVAHLVLDTGAAWAARSGGRIGGGSFSRPAPTRSYRSAPRSDYRYSQPVYGGGFGFPFLIPFFGFGGGFGGLFTIILLGVVANFLISAFRQFREAGEEAETDNPVVSLHTLHVGLLADARELQADLNKLALTADTQTATGLANVLQEATLALLRHPEYWVYANAASQTTRLVQAESTFNQLALSERSKLTAETLSNYRQTIQERQMIPTSSHDIGEYIVVTLIVAATGKLTLPTINNDLDLRQALQQLGGIGSDRLLAVELLWQPQAIGDTLTADELLLAYPTLKHL is encoded by the coding sequence ATGAAAAAGCGTTGGCAACTCATAAAATCCCTTTTAGCAACTGTTTTAACCCTTGTTCTTGTGGCGCACCTTGTCCTTGACACCGGTGCAGCGTGGGCGGCGCGGAGCGGTGGTCGCATTGGCGGTGGCTCCTTTAGCCGTCCGGCACCCACTCGTTCCTATCGGAGTGCGCCTCGCAGTGACTACCGGTACTCTCAACCCGTTTATGGCGGTGGGTTTGGCTTTCCCTTTTTAATTCCCTTCTTTGGCTTTGGCGGCGGTTTTGGCGGACTGTTTACAATTATTTTGCTTGGGGTTGTGGCCAATTTCCTCATTTCCGCCTTTCGCCAGTTCCGGGAGGCAGGGGAAGAGGCAGAAACTGACAATCCGGTGGTCTCCTTGCATACTTTGCACGTAGGCTTACTGGCAGATGCCCGCGAACTCCAAGCAGATCTCAACAAACTGGCCTTAACGGCAGACACCCAAACCGCTACTGGCTTAGCAAACGTCCTACAGGAGGCAACCCTTGCCCTACTACGCCATCCTGAATACTGGGTCTATGCCAATGCCGCTAGCCAAACTACACGCTTGGTGCAAGCGGAAAGCACCTTTAACCAGCTTGCTCTCAGCGAGCGCAGCAAGCTCACTGCCGAAACCCTCTCTAACTACCGTCAAACCATTCAGGAGCGGCAGATGATCCCCACCTCCAGCCACGATATTGGGGAGTATATTGTGGTCACCCTGATTGTTGCCGCTACCGGTAAGCTGACCCTGCCCACAATCAACAACGATCTGGACTTGCGGCAAGCACTACAACAGTTGGGGGGTATTGGTAGCGATCGCCTCCTAGCCGTAGAACTGTTGTGGCAACCCCAGGCGATCGGCGATACCCTAACAGCCGATGAACTCCTGCTGGCTTATCCAACCCTCAAGCACCTGTAA
- a CDS encoding DUF3120 domain-containing protein — MTALTRTAVLPSLRVGSRPAWRMFALAAFLVSVPVFIEAPLVRTYPWLSLGITPLLWGLSVYLQTQSRYRRLGEILYGFSWCWGAGSLYWGWLRWEPLWHLPVEALPFPLMLWHLRQRQQLVGVFFFLGSFLGTAITDAYFYLIDVIPHWRAIMYLEQDLVSVQEMLLQAIAQAHTFSGELWGVLLSLSLLLIGLLPLFQSQIRRGTSALLPGWAFMGAVLSTLVVDGLFGLTIGLLPL, encoded by the coding sequence TTGACTGCTCTCACCCGAACTGCTGTCTTACCCTCTCTGCGTGTTGGCTCGCGGCCCGCGTGGCGGATGTTTGCCCTAGCGGCATTTTTAGTCTCTGTCCCCGTCTTTATTGAGGCACCCTTGGTGCGCACCTACCCTTGGTTGAGCTTAGGGATCACGCCGCTGCTGTGGGGTCTGAGTGTTTATCTGCAAACCCAGAGCCGCTACCGTCGCTTGGGGGAGATCCTCTACGGCTTTAGTTGGTGTTGGGGCGCAGGCTCGCTGTACTGGGGTTGGCTGCGCTGGGAACCCCTGTGGCACCTGCCGGTAGAGGCGCTGCCCTTTCCCCTCATGCTGTGGCACCTACGGCAGCGGCAGCAACTGGTGGGGGTCTTCTTTTTTTTGGGATCATTTCTGGGCACCGCCATTACCGATGCCTATTTTTACCTGATTGATGTGATTCCCCACTGGCGCGCCATTATGTACCTAGAGCAGGATCTGGTGTCTGTGCAGGAAATGCTCCTACAGGCGATCGCCCAAGCCCATACCTTTAGCGGTGAACTGTGGGGTGTGCTCCTGAGCCTTAGCTTGCTCCTCATTGGCCTGCTGCCCCTGTTTCAATCGCAGATTCGCCGCGGCACATCGGCCCTGTTGCCCGGTTGGGCCTTTATGGGCGCAGTGCTGAGTACCCTTGTGGTGGATGGCTTATTTGGTTTAACAATTGGGCTTTTGCCCCTCTAA
- a CDS encoding NAD(P)-dependent oxidoreductase, giving the protein MRLLITGATGCIGQYITEALITQTDHELFLFVRNPAKLTVDPQQRPGVHLIQGDLLDLSPLAPLLPTLDGVILTAAAWGNKNAFAINFEQTCALLQQLDPQRCQRVFYFSTASILTRQMTPLPEAATLGTAYIRSKYECLQAIETLPVGDRVVELFPTMVFGGGTDGKRPSFITKGMRQALKWLWLARFFRVEASFHFVHARDIAQVVLYLIEHPEYPVPRRVALGNPAITVNELLTQLCQAHNLPIYFQIPLTPALVNFFIKVFRIQMSPWDYFCLNYRNFSCDTILNPQQLGLKPHYATVVDLLE; this is encoded by the coding sequence ATGCGTCTCCTGATTACCGGTGCCACTGGCTGTATTGGCCAGTACATTACTGAGGCACTGATTACCCAGACCGATCACGAACTCTTTCTGTTTGTGCGTAATCCGGCCAAACTGACCGTTGATCCCCAGCAGCGGCCGGGGGTGCATCTCATCCAAGGGGATCTCCTCGACTTGTCGCCCCTCGCGCCGCTATTACCGACCCTCGATGGGGTCATTCTCACCGCTGCGGCCTGGGGGAACAAAAATGCCTTTGCCATTAATTTTGAGCAGACCTGTGCGCTGCTGCAACAGCTTGATCCCCAGCGCTGCCAACGGGTCTTTTACTTTTCCACCGCCAGTATCCTCACGCGGCAGATGACCCCGCTGCCAGAGGCGGCCACCCTCGGAACTGCGTACATTCGCTCGAAGTACGAGTGTTTGCAGGCAATTGAAACCCTGCCCGTTGGCGATCGCGTCGTTGAGCTATTTCCAACGATGGTGTTTGGCGGCGGGACAGATGGGAAGCGACCCTCGTTTATTACCAAGGGAATGCGGCAGGCGCTGAAGTGGCTATGGCTGGCGCGCTTCTTTCGGGTTGAGGCCAGTTTTCACTTTGTCCATGCCCGTGATATTGCCCAAGTGGTGCTCTACCTGATCGAGCATCCAGAGTATCCTGTTCCCCGGCGTGTTGCCCTTGGTAACCCTGCTATTACCGTCAATGAACTCCTGACCCAGCTATGCCAAGCCCATAACCTGCCGATTTACTTTCAAATTCCCCTTACCCCTGCCTTGGTGAACTTTTTTATTAAGGTGTTTCGGATTCAAATGTCACCGTGGGACTATTTTTGCCTGAATTACCGCAATTTTAGTTGCGACACCATTCTGAATCCGCAGCAACTCGGCCTGAAACCCCACTATGCCACCGTAGTGGATTTACTGGAGTGA
- a CDS encoding EVE domain-containing protein: MAGLWLLKSEPSVFSWQDLKAAPNQTTCWEGVRNYQARNFMRDQMAVGDRVFFYHSNAKPPAIMGIAEVVKPAYPDHFAWTPESKYFDPKSTPDKPIWFMVDIQYRCDITPPITLPELRQTKGLETMLLLQKGCRLSVQPVTEVEWQLILSLRNIRV, encoded by the coding sequence ATGGCAGGATTGTGGCTCCTAAAATCGGAACCTAGCGTATTTTCGTGGCAAGACCTTAAGGCAGCCCCCAACCAAACAACCTGTTGGGAAGGGGTACGCAACTACCAAGCTCGCAACTTTATGCGGGATCAAATGGCTGTGGGCGATCGCGTCTTTTTTTACCACAGTAATGCCAAGCCACCCGCCATCATGGGGATTGCCGAAGTTGTTAAGCCTGCCTACCCCGATCATTTTGCGTGGACTCCTGAAAGCAAGTATTTTGATCCCAAAAGTACCCCTGACAAGCCTATTTGGTTCATGGTGGATATTCAGTACCGTTGCGATATAACCCCCCCCATTACCCTCCCTGAGCTGCGGCAAACCAAAGGCTTAGAGACCATGCTGCTACTACAGAAGGGCTGTCGCCTGTCGGTGCAACCCGTCACTGAAGTAGAATGGCAACTGATCCTCAGCCTGCGAAATATACGCGTGTAA